The following proteins come from a genomic window of Candidatus Obscuribacterales bacterium:
- a CDS encoding DUF3148 domain-containing protein, with the protein MSENQDLEHDFQAGDQVRLMNALPYVKTADPMPMLRPPNVVTIGEEGTIVDRRPGGYWGVRFSKGIFLMEGRNLELAVDEPAEETDVADDETALVSESETDEAESED; encoded by the coding sequence ATGTCTGAAAACCAGGACTTAGAGCACGATTTTCAAGCCGGTGACCAGGTGCGTTTGATGAACGCGCTGCCCTACGTCAAAACCGCTGACCCGATGCCCATGCTGCGCCCACCCAATGTCGTGACCATTGGGGAAGAAGGCACCATAGTCGATCGCCGGCCGGGTGGCTATTGGGGCGTGCGGTTCTCGAAGGGCATTTTTTTGATGGAAGGCCGCAACTTAGAGCTAGCGGTTGACGAGCCTGCCGAGGAGACCGATGTGGCAGACGATGAAACTGCTCTTGTATCGGAGAGCGAAACAGATGAGGCCGAATCGGAAGACTAA
- the mutY gene encoding A/G-specific adenine glycosylase, translating to MVPPFRCADSASLGDIPSMIPSLEDSACSIPTLDVRFLRRSLLDWYAHQGRSLPWRETRDPYAIWISEVMLQQTQVKTVIPYYHRWLEQFPSVAALAQADQQQVLKVWQGLGYYARARRLHQAAQQLLERHQGQFPSSFDAVLALTGIGQTTAGGILSAAFNLPYPILDGNVKRVLARLCALQAPPNRRLKQLWQVSSEVLDTQHPRDFNQALMDLGATICTPKQPQCDRCPWQPVCQAHARNLQTQLPMSEPRNPIPHKQIGVAVIWNEQGQILIDRRRPEGLLGGMWEFPGGKIEPGETVEACIQREIQEELAIDIAVGDRLIVIDHAYSHFRVTLNVHHCSHLNGDPQPLECDEIRWVQPDELEQYPFPKANVQIIEAILATAIPARS from the coding sequence GTGGTGCCCCCATTTCGTTGTGCCGATTCTGCTTCCCTAGGCGATATCCCCAGCATGATACCGTCCCTAGAGGATAGTGCCTGCTCCATCCCAACCTTGGATGTTCGATTCCTGCGGCGATCGCTTTTAGATTGGTATGCCCACCAAGGGCGATCGCTCCCTTGGCGTGAGACCCGAGATCCCTATGCCATCTGGATCTCCGAGGTCATGCTTCAACAAACCCAAGTTAAAACCGTTATTCCCTACTATCACCGCTGGCTAGAGCAGTTTCCCTCCGTTGCTGCTCTGGCCCAAGCCGACCAGCAGCAGGTGTTGAAAGTCTGGCAGGGGCTAGGCTACTATGCGCGGGCCCGGCGGCTGCACCAAGCAGCCCAACAACTTTTAGAGCGCCACCAAGGGCAGTTTCCCTCTAGCTTCGATGCCGTGCTGGCCTTGACCGGCATTGGTCAAACCACAGCGGGCGGTATTCTCAGCGCCGCGTTCAATTTGCCCTACCCGATTCTTGACGGCAACGTCAAGCGAGTTCTGGCGCGGCTTTGTGCTCTCCAAGCCCCGCCAAACCGTAGGCTGAAACAGCTTTGGCAGGTATCATCAGAAGTGTTAGATACCCAACATCCTCGCGACTTTAACCAGGCGCTGATGGATCTGGGTGCTACGATCTGCACGCCGAAACAACCCCAGTGCGATCGCTGTCCGTGGCAGCCCGTTTGCCAAGCCCATGCCCGCAATCTACAAACCCAACTACCCATGTCTGAACCGCGTAATCCGATACCCCATAAGCAGATTGGCGTCGCCGTTATTTGGAATGAGCAGGGTCAGATTTTAATCGATCGCCGCCGTCCAGAGGGATTGCTGGGCGGCATGTGGGAATTTCCAGGGGGCAAAATTGAGCCGGGAGAAACGGTGGAAGCCTGCATCCAGCGAGAGATCCAGGAAGAGTTAGCCATTGACATAGCCGTGGGCGATCGCCTGATTGTGATTGACCATGCCTATAGCCATTTCCGCGTCACCCTCAATGTCCATCATTGTTCCCATCTCAACGGTGACCCCCAACCCTTAGAATGTGATGAGATCCGCTGGGTTCAACCTGATGAACTAGAGCAATACCCGTTCCCCAAGGCCAATGTGCAGATCATTGAGGCCATCTTAGCAACGGCGATCCCTGCCCGTTCGTAA
- a CDS encoding DUF760 domain-containing protein, which translates to MNNPSDRKASVFAGIDRGNSLWQYMQSMSPETVAQLSKPNSAEVFQMMEHHIVGMLGGLPSDQFDVSITTSRENLGRLLASAMMNGYFLRGAEQRMTFERSLQADATSSTDL; encoded by the coding sequence GTGAATAACCCATCTGACAGAAAGGCCAGTGTGTTTGCAGGTATTGATCGGGGCAACTCCCTGTGGCAGTACATGCAGTCCATGAGTCCTGAAACAGTCGCTCAGCTCTCAAAACCCAATTCTGCTGAAGTGTTCCAAATGATGGAGCATCACATTGTCGGTATGCTCGGCGGGCTGCCTTCCGATCAGTTTGATGTATCCATTACCACCAGCCGTGAAAATTTAGGCCGGCTCCTCGCATCTGCGATGATGAATGGCTATTTCCTGCGCGGTGCAGAACAGCGGATGACCTTTGAGCGATCGCTGCAGGCCGACGCTACCTCATCCACCGATCTCTAG
- a CDS encoding RidA family protein, with the protein MTRTVIQTNQAPAPVGPYSQAIAASGTLLFVAGQIPLDPQSGALVGGDDVAQQTQQVMANLTAILTAAGASCADVVKTTVFLSDMNDFAAVNAVYSKFFDADTAPARACVEVSRLPKDVKVEIDCIAVVPSP; encoded by the coding sequence ATGACCCGCACTGTTATTCAAACCAATCAAGCTCCCGCACCGGTGGGGCCCTATAGTCAAGCGATCGCTGCCAGCGGCACTCTGCTGTTTGTGGCCGGACAAATTCCCCTCGATCCCCAAAGCGGAGCCCTGGTGGGAGGTGACGACGTCGCCCAGCAAACCCAGCAGGTGATGGCCAATCTCACCGCCATTTTGACTGCAGCCGGAGCCTCCTGTGCTGATGTGGTAAAAACCACAGTTTTTTTAAGTGATATGAATGACTTCGCCGCTGTGAATGCGGTCTATAGCAAATTTTTTGATGCTGACACAGCCCCAGCCCGTGCCTGCGTAGAAGTGTCTCGTCTGCCTAAAGACGTCAAGGTTGAAATTGACTGCATCGCGGTAGTGCCTAGCCCATAG